From a single Thermodesulforhabdus norvegica genomic region:
- a CDS encoding 4Fe-4S dicluster domain-containing protein yields MGEKRRDDQTVGQGVKKGRRQYEIDIFRAWCKSCGICAAFCPVQCIEMDEEGNPQVVASEKCTGCGWCETHCPDFAISVRPRKENQLEAV; encoded by the coding sequence ATGGGAGAGAAGCGAAGGGATGATCAGACGGTGGGGCAGGGGGTTAAGAAGGGTCGCAGGCAGTATGAGATTGATATTTTTCGTGCCTGGTGCAAGTCCTGTGGTATTTGTGCTGCCTTTTGTCCTGTGCAGTGCATAGAGATGGATGAGGAGGGGAATCCTCAGGTTGTGGCGTCTGAGAAGTGTACGGGCTGTGGGTGGTGTGAGACGCACTGTCCGGATTTTGCCATAAGCGTGCGGCCCAGAAAAGAGAATCAGCTGGAAGCGGTGTAG
- a CDS encoding HD-GYP domain-containing protein, with amino-acid sequence MNPENIKPSLIRVSKVIISELRDEGEYVQVSIDDIPLKTPLNFALYFPFSRSQKVEFWKIVDRGGEFTPQWKKFFQENKIQTIFVHNKEFESFIEQSVRKLSSIVDNPYITQEKKNVTLYRNAEYVIKYLYQNPRSGRNVQTGLDIVRHYVRFALMSHVSPSLIIKAFAKDYTLFAHSVQVAFFSIAFGRFMGIKEANLLSLGAGALFHDIGKIEIPDQILLKPEPLAPEEFEIVRKHPLSGYRLMLPHRNIIPGGGLIMIYQHHENADGTGYPEGLKLRDIHPGAQILRIIDSYDAMTMNRSYNHALKPFDALKIMCTEMKTAFNTKLLESFIAFLGY; translated from the coding sequence ATGAATCCCGAAAATATAAAACCTTCACTGATAAGAGTCAGCAAGGTAATCATCTCCGAACTGAGGGACGAAGGTGAATATGTCCAGGTCTCGATAGATGATATTCCCTTGAAGACACCGCTGAACTTCGCCCTCTATTTTCCCTTCTCCCGGAGTCAGAAAGTCGAATTCTGGAAGATTGTCGATCGGGGCGGGGAATTCACCCCACAGTGGAAAAAGTTCTTTCAGGAAAATAAGATACAGACGATATTTGTTCACAACAAGGAGTTTGAGTCATTTATTGAGCAGTCTGTTAGAAAGCTTTCTTCCATCGTCGACAACCCTTACATTACCCAGGAGAAAAAAAACGTAACGCTCTACCGTAATGCAGAATATGTAATAAAATACCTTTACCAAAATCCTCGATCAGGGCGGAACGTGCAGACGGGGCTGGATATCGTGCGACATTATGTAAGGTTCGCCCTGATGTCTCATGTGTCTCCCTCGCTAATTATTAAGGCCTTCGCAAAGGACTACACACTTTTTGCGCACTCCGTTCAGGTCGCTTTCTTCTCAATAGCCTTTGGGCGCTTTATGGGAATTAAAGAAGCGAATCTCTTGTCTCTGGGAGCCGGTGCTCTTTTCCACGATATTGGGAAAATAGAGATCCCCGATCAAATTCTTTTAAAACCGGAACCTCTGGCCCCCGAAGAATTTGAAATAGTCAGGAAACATCCGTTAAGCGGCTACAGGTTGATGCTTCCCCACCGAAATATAATACCCGGTGGGGGTCTTATTATGATCTATCAGCACCACGAGAATGCCGACGGTACCGGATATCCTGAAGGACTAAAACTCCGTGATATACATCCCGGGGCTCAGATCCTCAGGATTATCGATTCCTACGACGCTATGACAATGAACCGTTCTTACAACCACGCTTTGAAACCCTTCGATGCCCTTAAAATCATGTGCACCGAAATGAAAACTGCTTTTAACACGAAATTACTTGAATCCTTTATAGCTTTTCTGGGATATTGA